GGATGAAGCGATCCCTCTTTCTCCAATTTTGTATATGGTCTTCCTCTCTTCACTCTTGTTTATCATCTTTGTCGTCATTCGCTATCAGAGGGAAGTTAAGTTTTATCAAAAGCTTCAGGAATGGGACAACAATTTGAATGTAACCGATTTGGACTATCCAGTAGCACCCTTTGAAAAAATCGTGGCAGAGAGTCTTTCTAAACAAGCAGATTTATTAAAGGAGTCTTCATCTGATATCCGTACAGCGATGGAACAGGAAAAAGACGACTTGCTTTCCTGGATTCATGAGGTCAAAACCCCATTAACTGCGATGCACCTCATCATTGAACGAATGGAAGACAAAATGCTGAAATCCCAGTTGAAATATGAGTGGCTTAGAATCCACCTCCTGCTTGATCAGCAGCTTCATCAAAAAAGGATTACATTCATTGAAAATGACCTTTATATTGAAAAAGTTGATTTGGAATCGATTCTATTCGGTGAATTCAAAACGCTGCAATCCTGGTGCATCCAAAAGGGAATCGGATTTGACCTCGATTTAGTTGAAGCAGAAGTCCTTAGTGATGCCAAATGGCTTGCCTTCATCCTTCGCCAGCTGCTGACAAATGCCGTAAAATACAGCGAGGCTTCTGAAATTATGATTAAGAGCAGGATGGAAAACGAACGGACTATTTTAAGTATTCAAGATTTTGGGCGAGGCATCGAAGCAAAAGATTTGCCGCGTATTTTTGAAAGAGGCTTCACCTCAACTGTGGACCACCATGATAATGCATCGACCGGCATGGGACTATATTTGGCCAAGAAAGCTGCTGGACCATTGCTGATTGATATACAGGCAGGCTCGATTCGCGGGGAAGGCACAACCTTCTCCCTCGTATTCCCGCGGAAGAATGACTTTGTAGGAATCATGGAAGGCATCTGATTCGGGGAATTCAGAATGCACATTCAACCAAATGACACGGCGTGTGACAATAATGTCACATGCTTTTCTATTTTGTTCGTGGAATAAAAGGAAAAGGAAGTGGATGCTTTTTATAATAAAAGTATCAAATCAAAGGAGTTTTTCATTTATGACGATATTAGAAGCAGTAAAACTTCATAAAAGCTACGGGAACAAATGGAATAAACAAGAGGTATTAAAAGGCATTGATCTTACCATTCATGAAGGGGAGTTCGTTAGCATCATGGGAGCGTCTGGTTCCGGAAAAACAACACTTCTCAATGTTCTTTCCTCCATCGATAAAGTAAGCGAGGGCTCTATTAAGATTGAGAATAAGGAAATGACGAAAATGAAAGAGAAGCAGCTGGCTGAGTTTCGGAAGCATCATCTTGGTTTCATTTTTCAGGATTACAACTTGCTGGATACCCTCACGGTGAAGGAAAATATCCTG
This Falsibacillus pallidus DNA region includes the following protein-coding sequences:
- a CDS encoding sensor histidine kinase, whose amino-acid sequence is MIRKYIWERKSWLLFVIAMELLFIFVAVLDEAIPLSPILYMVFLSSLLFIIFVVIRYQREVKFYQKLQEWDNNLNVTDLDYPVAPFEKIVAESLSKQADLLKESSSDIRTAMEQEKDDLLSWIHEVKTPLTAMHLIIERMEDKMLKSQLKYEWLRIHLLLDQQLHQKRITFIENDLYIEKVDLESILFGEFKTLQSWCIQKGIGFDLDLVEAEVLSDAKWLAFILRQLLTNAVKYSEASEIMIKSRMENERTILSIQDFGRGIEAKDLPRIFERGFTSTVDHHDNASTGMGLYLAKKAAGPLLIDIQAGSIRGEGTTFSLVFPRKNDFVGIMEGI